Proteins encoded by one window of Orbaceae bacterium BiB:
- a CDS encoding TetR/AcrR family transcriptional regulator, with the protein MRIVKNPDVRRAEILSVANQLFQTKGYAKTAVDEIVRQAGIAKGTFYHYFKSKEEILEALTEQLVNDMVMEARQITNDKKLNAIEKLAVIINKQNSLKNEKHDVVNSMHLPENRALHDRINIKIVQLFGPILADVITQGNQEKRFHVDDPLSTVQFILAGSLFLFGEGVFNWTNEEQQARYHAMFTLIERTLAAKDGSMINALKSSIKKH; encoded by the coding sequence ATGCGAATAGTGAAAAATCCTGATGTACGTCGTGCTGAAATCTTATCAGTTGCCAATCAGCTATTTCAAACAAAGGGCTATGCTAAAACTGCCGTTGATGAAATTGTACGCCAAGCAGGGATTGCTAAGGGAACCTTTTATCATTACTTCAAATCGAAAGAGGAGATCCTTGAAGCGCTCACAGAACAATTAGTTAATGATATGGTGATGGAAGCGCGGCAAATTACTAATGATAAAAAATTAAACGCAATCGAAAAGTTAGCCGTTATTATTAACAAACAAAATAGCTTAAAAAATGAAAAACATGATGTCGTGAATAGTATGCATTTACCTGAAAATAGAGCATTACATGACCGTATTAATATTAAAATAGTACAACTCTTTGGACCGATATTAGCTGATGTCATAACACAAGGCAATCAAGAGAAAAGATTTCACGTTGATGATCCACTCAGTACTGTACAATTTATTTTAGCTGGTTCACTTTTTTTATTTGGTGAAGGGGTTTTTAACTGGACGAATGAAGAACAACAAGCCCGTTATCATGCGATGTTCACACTTATTGAACGCACCTTGGCAGCTAAAGATGGTTCAATGATTAATGCATTAAAATCTAGTATAAAAAAACATTAG
- a CDS encoding MATE family efflux transporter: MKNYNDFTEQKISKLFWQYALPAIIGTTVNTLYNIIDGIFIGHWIGKEALSAAGLILPVMTIAAAIGLLVGVGSASRISIFLGQKAQDKAERIIGSSFVLTLLLSGITLGLLLIFIDPLLYIVGASEVTHVYAKQFLQIFLPGSLFLTLSFNYANMMRACGYPLKAMLIILSTVIANIILAPIFIRVFDWGMRGAALATTLAMMLSFILVMIHFTSKKSLVRLRLKNLRLDKESILSILSIGMSPFAMQVATSVVVVFINWQLNSYAPLSHISGDDAIAAYSNANRLITLIVMIVIGINQGMQPIVGYNYGAKNYDRVKETFFYAVKTATIITGVGFLLGMCIPDVLVSAFTPDKEMIELSSTALRSITALFILLGFQMVTTSFFQCIGMAKVSIILSLSRQVLILLPMLYILPLFLGLNGVWLAPPISDLLASILAYFTLYWYFKSVKKRHGHTA, translated from the coding sequence ATGAAAAACTACAATGACTTTACTGAACAAAAAATCAGTAAATTATTTTGGCAGTATGCATTACCGGCAATAATTGGTACCACCGTAAATACACTTTATAATATTATCGATGGCATTTTTATTGGTCACTGGATCGGTAAAGAAGCCTTAAGTGCTGCCGGCCTAATTCTTCCTGTGATGACCATTGCCGCCGCAATAGGTTTATTAGTGGGTGTAGGTTCAGCAAGCCGCATCTCTATCTTTTTAGGACAAAAAGCGCAAGATAAAGCTGAACGTATTATTGGCTCATCATTTGTATTAACCCTGCTCTTGAGTGGTATTACTCTTGGTCTGCTACTGATTTTTATTGATCCCCTACTCTATATTGTGGGCGCAAGTGAAGTCACCCATGTCTATGCAAAACAGTTTTTACAAATATTTTTACCTGGTAGCTTATTTTTAACGTTGTCATTTAACTATGCCAATATGATGCGGGCCTGTGGCTATCCACTTAAAGCTATGCTAATTATTCTATCAACAGTAATTGCCAATATTATTTTAGCCCCTATTTTTATTAGAGTTTTCGATTGGGGTATGCGAGGTGCTGCGCTGGCGACTACATTAGCAATGATGCTCAGTTTTATACTAGTAATGATTCATTTTACAAGTAAAAAAAGCCTAGTTCGTTTACGTTTAAAAAATTTACGTCTCGATAAAGAGTCAATTTTAAGTATTTTATCCATCGGTATGTCGCCTTTTGCGATGCAAGTTGCCACATCAGTTGTCGTTGTATTTATTAATTGGCAGCTTAATTCTTATGCACCACTTAGTCATATCAGTGGCGATGATGCAATCGCCGCTTACTCAAATGCCAATCGATTAATTACCTTAATCGTGATGATTGTTATCGGTATTAACCAAGGTATGCAACCGATTGTCGGCTATAATTACGGTGCTAAAAACTATGACCGAGTCAAAGAGACATTTTTTTATGCGGTTAAGACAGCAACGATTATCACTGGAGTCGGTTTTCTATTGGGGATGTGTATACCGGATGTATTAGTCAGTGCCTTTACCCCTGATAAAGAGATGATTGAGTTATCTTCAACAGCACTACGTTCAATTACCGCCCTATTTATACTACTTGGCTTCCAAATGGTAACAACTAGTTTCTTCCAATGCATCGGTATGGCGAAAGTTTCGATTATTTTAAGTCTATCAAGACAAGTGTTAATTTTGTTACCAATGCTCTATATATTACCGCTATTTTTAGGATTAAACGGAGTCTGGTTGGCGCCACCAATTTCAGATTTATTGGCAAGTATCTTGGCTTATTTTACCCTTTATTGGTACTTTAAATCGGTTAAAAAGCGTCATGGACATACCGCCTAA
- a CDS encoding extracellular solute-binding protein: MYIKYCQVFKQIIYSILFSLLWSFSGIAVAEQGKLHIYNWSDFIAPDTISNFEKQSNIKVTYDVYDSNEMLDGKLMSGNTGFDLVAPTDSFLTRQIQVGIYLPLDKQKLPNYHHLDDKFMQMMAIHAPDNLYSIPYLWQSTGIGYNVNKVKEILGVDVPLDSWQLIFNVENLKKLSKCGVAFLDAPSEMFPTVLNYLGKDPNSKNPQDYELATQFLEKLRPYVTYFHNSKYINDLSGGDICVAIGWSGDIMQSADVANDAGNGVEIGYIVPKEGAIITFDVWAIPKDAKNIESAYTFLNYLLDPKVMANISNYTFYPSANKDSLPYIDKEIINNPNIFPPDEVIARLFPIMEQSPKLDRSMVRLWSRMLSGK; the protein is encoded by the coding sequence ATGTATATTAAATACTGCCAAGTTTTTAAACAAATTATTTACTCTATCTTATTCTCTTTGCTGTGGAGTTTTTCTGGTATTGCTGTTGCTGAACAAGGGAAATTACATATCTATAATTGGTCTGATTTTATTGCTCCAGATACAATTTCAAATTTTGAAAAACAGAGCAATATCAAAGTGACTTATGATGTGTATGATTCTAACGAAATGTTAGATGGTAAATTAATGTCGGGAAATACCGGATTTGACTTAGTTGCTCCAACCGATAGTTTTTTAACTAGACAAATTCAAGTCGGTATTTATTTACCACTAGATAAACAAAAACTGCCTAATTATCATCATTTGGATGATAAATTTATGCAAATGATGGCCATTCATGCTCCAGATAATCTTTATTCAATTCCTTATTTATGGCAATCAACTGGGATTGGCTACAATGTTAATAAAGTCAAAGAAATTTTAGGGGTAGATGTGCCACTGGATAGTTGGCAATTGATTTTCAATGTTGAAAATTTAAAAAAATTGAGTAAATGTGGCGTAGCATTTCTTGATGCACCAAGTGAGATGTTTCCAACTGTATTAAATTATTTAGGTAAAGATCCTAATAGTAAAAATCCTCAAGATTATGAATTAGCAACGCAGTTTTTAGAAAAGTTACGTCCTTATGTAACTTACTTTCATAATTCAAAATATATTAATGATCTTTCTGGTGGTGATATTTGTGTAGCGATCGGTTGGTCGGGCGATATCATGCAATCTGCAGATGTTGCAAATGATGCAGGCAATGGTGTTGAGATTGGTTATATTGTGCCAAAAGAAGGAGCGATTATTACGTTTGATGTTTGGGCAATTCCTAAAGATGCAAAAAATATTGAATCAGCCTATACTTTTTTGAATTACTTATTAGATCCTAAAGTAATGGCGAATATTAGTAATTATACGTTTTACCCCAGTGCAAATAAAGATTCATTACCTTACATTGATAAAGAGATTATTAATAATCCGAATATTTTTCCACCCGATGAGGTGATCGCTCGATTATTTCCTATTATGGAACAATCTCCAAAACTTGACCGTTCGATGGTCAGATTATGGAGTCGAATGCTATCAGGAAAATAG
- a CDS encoding methionine ABC transporter permease has product MYSLFADYFPNVVMMPDKFVQSTLETIYMTFLSGLIGGLAGVLLAVILVATKSEGVLENKTCYRVLDKLINLFRSIPFIILLALIYPITRFIVGTTVGLNAALVPLTLGFAPFFARQIQNALLEVDEGIVEAAKSMGSSPFEILIHVYLKEGLPAIIRASAVSIISLIGLTAMAGAVGAGGLGSLAINIGYNGFKNDVAVMSTLIILVIVFITQWFCNFLIKKVSH; this is encoded by the coding sequence ATGTATTCTTTATTTGCCGATTATTTTCCTAATGTTGTGATGATGCCTGATAAATTTGTGCAAAGCACGCTTGAAACAATTTATATGACTTTTTTGTCGGGGTTGATTGGCGGATTAGCCGGCGTTCTCTTAGCGGTTATTTTAGTCGCGACGAAGTCAGAAGGGGTTCTAGAGAATAAAACTTGTTACCGAGTTTTAGATAAATTAATTAATTTATTTCGTTCAATTCCATTTATTATTTTATTAGCACTGATTTATCCTATAACACGATTTATTGTTGGAACAACAGTCGGACTGAATGCTGCATTAGTGCCATTAACACTTGGATTTGCCCCATTTTTTGCTAGACAGATTCAAAATGCATTATTGGAGGTCGATGAAGGAATTGTTGAAGCCGCGAAATCAATGGGCTCATCACCGTTTGAAATTTTAATTCATGTCTATTTGAAAGAGGGATTACCGGCAATTATTAGAGCATCAGCTGTTAGTATTATTAGTTTAATTGGCTTAACGGCGATGGCCGGTGCTGTTGGTGCAGGTGGACTTGGTAGTTTAGCAATTAATATTGGTTATAATGGCTTTAAAAATGATGTGGCGGTAATGAGTACATTAATTATTTTAGTCATTGTATTTATCACTCAGTGGTTTTGTAATTTTTTAATTAAGAAAGTCAGTCACTAA
- a CDS encoding MetQ/NlpA family ABC transporter substrate-binding protein: MKKLLTLFASLIFITGLVGCDKTDNTTDPQQKTIITVGTSPGPYSELFLTAIKPILEKEGYSIKAVDFSNLRLADIALNDGDIDVNVDQHTAYYQDFNTNTNGDLISITQIPTVPAGLYAGQKTSLSAVAQGDKVAIPQDPSNAARAYALLQKAGWITLKPGTEITKATANDIANNKYGIDIIEMDSATIPRSLADLAYAVIPGSVAYAAGVDINGNLLQEDLLEHLILVATVKATNKYTPWAKAIVAAYHSDEFKQYLQQHNQNHYWFVPESLQ, from the coding sequence ATGAAAAAACTATTAACGTTATTCGCATCATTGATATTTATAACGGGCTTAGTCGGTTGTGACAAAACAGATAATACGACAGATCCCCAACAAAAAACGATAATTACTGTTGGTACTTCTCCTGGTCCCTATAGTGAGCTTTTTTTAACCGCTATTAAGCCAATTTTAGAAAAAGAAGGTTATAGTATTAAAGCAGTCGATTTTTCTAACTTACGTTTAGCTGATATCGCTTTAAATGATGGTGATATTGATGTTAATGTTGATCAGCACACCGCCTATTATCAAGATTTTAACACTAATACTAATGGTGATTTAATTAGTATTACGCAAATTCCAACAGTTCCAGCCGGATTATATGCTGGTCAAAAAACATCATTATCAGCCGTTGCACAAGGTGATAAAGTTGCTATTCCACAAGATCCATCAAATGCAGCAAGAGCTTATGCTTTATTACAAAAGGCAGGCTGGATTACGTTAAAACCGGGTACTGAAATTACCAAAGCAACAGCTAACGATATTGCTAATAATAAATATGGTATTGATATTATTGAGATGGATTCAGCAACTATACCTCGCTCACTTGCTGATTTGGCTTATGCCGTTATTCCAGGAAGTGTCGCTTACGCCGCTGGTGTTGATATTAATGGTAATTTGTTACAAGAAGATTTACTTGAGCACTTAATTCTTGTTGCTACGGTTAAAGCGACTAATAAATATACTCCATGGGCTAAGGCAATTGTTGCTGCTTATCACTCTGACGAGTTTAAACAGTACTTACAGCAACATAACCAAAATCATTATTGGTTTGTTCCAGAGTCTTTACAATAA
- a CDS encoding OprD family outer membrane porin translates to MKKQKITLLGLIIISLSAYATENTHYELLDTLAAGPFFKDTKIDLSARNYWKYLKENESNPKEVHNAWGQAFGINYKSGYFLDFIGFDATFTGVIKLGASDYFSPEGYSIMMVLVLTKITLKDLRKLDNVMSKLNWVTIA, encoded by the coding sequence ATGAAAAAACAAAAAATAACGCTGTTGGGATTAATTATTATAAGTTTATCGGCCTATGCAACCGAAAATACACACTATGAACTGTTAGATACTTTAGCAGCTGGGCCATTTTTTAAAGATACTAAAATTGATTTATCTGCTCGAAATTATTGGAAATATTTAAAAGAAAACGAATCAAATCCAAAAGAAGTCCATAATGCTTGGGGACAGGCATTTGGTATTAATTATAAATCTGGTTATTTTCTTGATTTCATCGGCTTTGATGCGACCTTTACGGGAGTCATAAAACTAGGTGCTAGTGATTACTTCTCACCCGAGGGATACTCTATAATGATGGTTCTGGTTTTAACAAAGATAACGCTAAAGGATTTGAGAAAATTGGACAACGTTATGTCAAAATTAAATTGGGTAACGATAGCTTAA
- a CDS encoding methionine ABC transporter ATP-binding protein, translating to MIKLQNINVIFYDKNNTELHAVNDVSLSINKGEIFGIVGYSGAGKSTLVRVINLLQKPSDGQVIVDGQQLLSLNAAQLRQARKKIGMIFQHFNLMNSRTVYGNILYPLRDSRLSANEKEQKINQLLELVGLSEKRDFYPSQLSGGQKQRVAIARALANDPNVLLCDEATSALDPKTTQSILKLLKELNQRLNLTIVLITHEMQVVKEICQRVAVMERGKVIEQNDIVSMFSHPQQLLTQDFIRTASNIEQAYEAIFNHPLLAGQLKNQNLFELHFTGNNMFAPFISQLYQQYQIETTILYSNLEIIDNQPVGSLIVMFKGQDQAMAEVEYFLNKQNISLSRLNSLQNENYYSI from the coding sequence ATGATTAAATTACAAAATATAAATGTCATTTTTTATGATAAAAATAATACCGAATTGCATGCGGTTAATGATGTCTCCTTATCGATAAATAAAGGCGAAATATTTGGTATCGTTGGTTATAGTGGTGCCGGCAAGTCCACACTTGTTCGCGTTATTAATCTTTTGCAAAAACCAAGTGATGGTCAAGTTATTGTTGATGGACAACAATTGTTATCATTAAACGCAGCACAGTTACGCCAAGCAAGAAAAAAAATTGGTATGATTTTTCAACATTTCAATTTAATGAATTCACGCACTGTTTATGGCAATATTTTATATCCATTACGTGATTCTCGGCTATCAGCTAATGAAAAAGAGCAAAAAATTAATCAGCTACTTGAGTTAGTTGGCTTATCGGAAAAACGTGATTTTTACCCATCACAGTTATCAGGTGGACAAAAACAACGAGTAGCCATTGCCAGAGCACTGGCTAATGATCCCAATGTATTGCTGTGTGATGAAGCAACCAGCGCATTAGATCCAAAAACCACACAATCTATTTTGAAGTTATTAAAAGAGCTAAATCAACGCTTAAATTTAACAATAGTGTTGATTACTCATGAAATGCAAGTCGTGAAAGAGATTTGTCAGCGTGTGGCGGTTATGGAACGCGGTAAAGTGATTGAGCAAAATGATATTGTTAGTATGTTTAGTCATCCACAGCAGTTATTAACGCAAGATTTTATTCGTACAGCATCAAATATAGAACAAGCTTATGAGGCTATTTTTAATCATCCATTATTAGCGGGCCAATTAAAAAATCAGAATTTATTTGAACTGCATTTTACCGGGAATAATATGTTTGCCCCTTTTATTAGTCAGCTCTACCAACAGTATCAGATTGAAACTACGATTTTATATAGTAATTTGGAAATTATTGATAATCAGCCAGTCGGCAGTTTAATTGTCATGTTTAAGGGACAAGATCAAGCAATGGCTGAAGTGGAGTATTTTCTAAATAAACAAAATATTTCTTTGAGTCGACTCAATTCACTGCAAAACGAAAATTATTATTCAATTTAG
- the yejK gene encoding nucleoid-associated protein YejK, with protein MSLQIEQIVLHQLIRKNENEIDVVLRDSLLENHQVVTDLIADVNRIYNNKAKAYGLFNEGSLFEASVKEMKLGNQDFLNFSQESVKQLRNELAKYPFAEGGTVVFCQYRYLAVEYLLIAVLNTCHSMLVNEKLEINQTQYLDIDHADIIARMDITEWQTDPNSKRYLTFLKGRVGRKVSDFFMDYLGASEGLNAKNQNKSLVKAVDDYCQEIQLDKQEKKAVREQVYGYCKGQLEAGEEIRLSNLAKELPTSDDNDFSSFLASQDYDLDEEFPVDRSTLRQLKKFSGSGGGLTINFDSDLLGERIKWDAQSDTLVIKGIPPNLRDQLQRNNS; from the coding sequence ATGAGCTTACAGATAGAGCAAATTGTATTGCATCAACTCATCCGCAAAAATGAGAACGAAATTGATGTGGTATTACGAGATTCTTTACTCGAAAATCACCAAGTGGTGACAGATTTAATTGCTGATGTTAATCGCATTTATAATAATAAAGCGAAAGCATATGGATTGTTTAATGAAGGTAGCCTGTTTGAAGCTTCGGTTAAAGAGATGAAGTTAGGCAATCAAGATTTTTTAAACTTCTCACAAGAATCTGTTAAACAGTTACGTAATGAACTGGCTAAATATCCATTCGCAGAGGGTGGAACAGTCGTATTTTGCCAATATCGTTATTTGGCGGTGGAGTATTTACTGATTGCTGTTTTAAATACTTGTCATAGTATGCTAGTAAACGAAAAGCTTGAAATTAATCAAACCCAGTATCTGGATATTGATCATGCTGATATTATTGCCAGAATGGATATTACTGAATGGCAAACTGATCCTAATTCAAAACGCTATTTAACTTTTCTTAAAGGTCGTGTTGGTCGTAAAGTATCTGACTTTTTTATGGATTATTTAGGTGCGAGTGAAGGCTTGAATGCTAAAAATCAAAATAAAAGTTTAGTGAAAGCTGTTGATGATTATTGTCAAGAAATTCAGCTTGATAAACAAGAGAAAAAAGCAGTACGTGAACAAGTTTATGGTTACTGTAAAGGTCAACTTGAAGCCGGAGAAGAGATTAGATTATCCAATTTAGCAAAAGAGTTACCTACTTCTGATGATAATGACTTTAGTTCATTCCTTGCAAGCCAAGACTATGATCTCGATGAAGAGTTTCCTGTTGATCGTTCAACACTACGTCAGTTGAAAAAATTCTCGGGTAGTGGTGGTGGATTAACAATTAATTTTGACTCAGATTTACTAGGTGAGCGTATTAAGTGGGATGCTCAAAGCGACACCTTAGTGATTAAAGGAATTCCTCCTAATTTACGAGATCAGCTACAGCGTAATAATAGTTAA
- a CDS encoding Lrp/AsnC family transcriptional regulator has translation MKKLDNINTKILQLLTEDSRRSYQEIADTVNLSRSAVNKRINQMIDDGTIKRFTIEHTLEKAYSILLIKSDGCNCDIIFDKLCSIKEDFIFESLYGSVDSIARIATIEHCRLYEIKNMLMQMAEVEEVKTLPVMATHVKRSKK, from the coding sequence ATGAAGAAACTCGATAATATCAATACTAAAATATTACAGTTGCTTACTGAAGACTCCCGACGTAGCTATCAAGAAATTGCAGATACCGTTAATTTATCGCGCAGTGCTGTCAATAAAAGAATTAATCAGATGATTGATGACGGCACAATTAAACGGTTTACTATTGAACATACTTTAGAAAAAGCTTATTCAATATTATTAATTAAATCAGATGGTTGTAATTGTGATATCATTTTTGATAAATTATGTTCGATTAAAGAGGATTTTATTTTTGAAAGTTTATATGGTTCAGTAGATAGTATTGCTCGTATTGCTACAATTGAACACTGCCGATTATATGAAATAAAAAATATGTTAATGCAAATGGCAGAAGTAGAAGAAGTTAAAACGCTACCCGTTATGGCCACACACGTTAAGCGTAGTAAAAAATAG
- a CDS encoding histidine phosphatase family protein encodes MKTLYKSISVAFVFIFTMSNAFAADVYLYVTRHGKTMFNTTHRVQGWSDTPLTKPGIEVAQQLGKGLKGTDFIAVYSSDLGRARQTARVILESKGDNVDIIEMEGLRETCFGLFEGDLDPNMWGPAAKHLGYVSDRELMNDFAAGKITIDKMMDALKAVEQSGDAESYQQVKNRMQESLTTIAKAAQEQGGGNVLIVSHGMAILAMINEMTDTPIKTQLGNASVTKIRYTDEGKFIVESIGDMSYIEKGK; translated from the coding sequence ATGAAAACATTATATAAATCAATCAGTGTAGCTTTTGTGTTTATTTTCACAATGTCGAATGCTTTTGCAGCCGATGTCTACTTATACGTCACTCGCCATGGCAAAACTATGTTTAATACAACCCATCGTGTACAAGGTTGGTCAGATACCCCATTAACCAAGCCTGGTATTGAAGTTGCTCAACAACTAGGTAAAGGATTAAAAGGCACCGATTTTATTGCTGTTTACTCTAGTGATCTGGGTCGAGCAAGACAGACAGCCCGCGTCATTTTAGAGTCTAAAGGAGATAATGTTGATATTATCGAAATGGAAGGATTGCGTGAAACCTGTTTTGGGCTGTTTGAAGGTGATTTAGATCCTAATATGTGGGGACCAGCTGCGAAACATTTAGGTTATGTCTCAGATCGAGAACTAATGAATGACTTTGCTGCAGGCAAAATTACTATCGATAAAATGATGGATGCGCTTAAGGCGGTTGAACAATCTGGTGATGCTGAAAGTTATCAGCAGGTAAAAAATCGTATGCAAGAGTCATTAACCACGATTGCTAAAGCAGCTCAAGAACAAGGTGGTGGTAATGTCTTAATCGTCTCTCATGGTATGGCCATTTTAGCGATGATTAATGAAATGACCGATACACCAATTAAAACACAACTTGGAAATGCGAGTGTTACCAAGATTCGCTATACTGATGAAGGTAAATTTATCGTTGAAAGTATTGGCGATATGAGCTATATCGAAAAAGGGAAATAG
- a CDS encoding histidine phosphatase family protein has protein sequence MKGLREVFYGGYEGGPNAKIVSDSMKLLGYKSTKAYFDDYKAGKLPIKAIIDPIAKVDSKGLAENYDQVKARTQAALDTIVKNALKNGDRNILAVSSGMSMQVMISDLTDNIDKNKPLSNATVIKITYKNGQYHVDEIGSMEYVNKGKQALINK, from the coding sequence ATGAAAGGACTGCGGGAAGTCTTTTATGGCGGTTATGAAGGCGGACCTAATGCTAAAATAGTTTCAGATAGTATGAAATTACTAGGTTACAAATCTACAAAGGCTTACTTTGATGACTATAAAGCAGGAAAACTACCAATAAAAGCTATCATTGATCCGATTGCTAAAGTTGATTCCAAAGGATTAGCTGAAAATTATGATCAAGTGAAAGCAAGAACTCAGGCAGCACTTGATACTATCGTTAAAAATGCACTTAAAAATGGCGATAGAAATATACTTGCCGTGTCATCAGGCATGTCAATGCAAGTCATGATTTCTGATTTAACCGATAATATAGATAAAAATAAACCATTAAGTAACGCTACAGTAATTAAAATTACCTATAAAAATGGCCAATACCATGTTGATGAAATTGGTAGTATGGAATATGTCAATAAAGGTAAACAAGCTTTAATAAATAAGTAA
- the nfo gene encoding deoxyribonuclease IV — MKYVGAHVSASGGVDNAPINAHQIQATAFALFTKNQRQWLAKPLETAVIDKFKYNCEKYGYSSKQILPHDSYLINLGHPEQEQLDKSRTAFLDEIHRCEQLGLTLLNFHPGSDLRQISVDECLARISESINIALDNSNNVVAVIENTAGQGSNLGYKFEHLAQIIDKVEDKSRVGVCIDTCHAFAAGYDLRTQKACEETFAEFEKIVGFQYLRGMHLNDAKSELASHVDRHHSLGKGNIGKVAFEYIMQDPRIDEIPLILETIDPDIWVDEIAWLKSLAK, encoded by the coding sequence ATGAAGTATGTTGGCGCTCATGTTAGTGCATCTGGAGGAGTTGATAATGCTCCAATTAATGCACATCAAATTCAGGCAACGGCTTTTGCTCTGTTTACTAAAAATCAACGACAATGGCTGGCAAAACCATTAGAAACAGCGGTTATTGATAAATTTAAATATAACTGTGAAAAGTATGGTTATAGTAGTAAACAAATTTTACCCCACGACAGTTATCTGATCAATTTGGGTCATCCAGAACAAGAACAACTGGATAAATCACGTACAGCTTTTTTAGATGAAATCCACCGCTGTGAGCAGCTAGGTTTAACGTTACTTAATTTTCATCCTGGCAGTGATTTACGTCAAATTTCTGTTGATGAGTGTTTAGCTCGAATTTCTGAATCGATAAATATTGCTTTAGATAATAGTAATAATGTGGTTGCCGTCATCGAGAATACCGCCGGACAAGGTTCAAATTTAGGCTATAAATTTGAGCATTTGGCTCAAATTATTGATAAAGTTGAAGATAAAAGCCGAGTGGGTGTTTGTATTGATACTTGTCATGCTTTTGCTGCAGGTTATGATTTACGAACCCAAAAAGCGTGTGAAGAGACCTTCGCTGAATTTGAGAAAATTGTTGGTTTTCAATATTTACGCGGTATGCATTTAAATGATGCTAAAAGTGAGCTGGCAAGCCATGTTGACCGACATCACAGTTTAGGAAAAGGGAATATTGGTAAAGTTGCGTTTGAGTATATTATGCAAGATCCACGTATTGATGAGATTCCGCTTATTTTAGAAACGATTGATCCTGATATTTGGGTTGATGAAATTGCCTGGTTAAAATCACTGGCGAAATAA
- a CDS encoding PRD domain-containing protein, producing the protein MKVHKILNNNVIVTLNNSGKELIVMGRGVGFKKKEGDTIDESLIEKQFSLSNQETFPKFAELLSEIPIEIITVSEIIINYAKTIVGEKLQDSIYISLTDHIHFAIERHKQGFDIPNGFLWEIKKFYPKEFKIGEYALNVIKQRLNIELPEDEAGFITFHIINAQLNDTMPNIMTMTKIMREILNIVKYHFKFEYDEESLTYQSK; encoded by the coding sequence ATGAAAGTTCATAAAATATTAAACAACAATGTTATTGTAACGCTTAATAACTCAGGTAAAGAACTCATCGTCATGGGAAGAGGCGTCGGTTTTAAGAAAAAAGAAGGAGATACAATTGATGAATCTTTAATTGAAAAACAGTTTTCACTTAGCAACCAAGAGACATTTCCTAAATTTGCTGAATTATTATCTGAAATACCAATTGAGATCATCACTGTCAGTGAAATTATCATTAACTATGCCAAAACAATTGTCGGTGAAAAATTACAAGACAGTATCTATATTTCGCTTACCGATCATATTCATTTTGCAATCGAAAGACATAAACAGGGATTTGATATTCCTAACGGTTTTTTGTGGGAAATTAAAAAGTTCTATCCGAAAGAGTTTAAAATTGGTGAATATGCATTAAATGTCATAAAACAACGGCTTAATATTGAATTACCTGAAGATGAAGCAGGATTCATTACCTTTCATATCATCAATGCACAGTTAAATGATACTATGCCCAATATTATGACCATGACTAAGATCATGCGTGAAATATTGAATATTGTAAAATATCACTTTAAATTTGAGTACGATGAAGAAAGTTTAACCTATCAATCGAAATGA